The DNA window GTTCGGTTTCAACGACTTGTCGAGCGAGTATTCCGTTGCGATCTCGTTCTGCGACCAAGAGCCCTTCCATTTCCTGAACTCTCGTCGCCACTCTCTCCAATTCTTGAAGGTGTCCCATCGTCTCTTCTCTCTTCCGTCGTTCCGTCGAAAGTGCTACTTCGAGGTCACGAATGTTCTGATGAAGTTCGCCATTCTGCTGTTCTGCATTCGTGAGTCTTGTTTCCACGTCTCTTGCCTTGATCGACACCTGCTCCAACTCAACCAGTTGTTGCACGAGTTGCTCCGCCGCCGACCGTTCAGCGTGTAGAGCAGACTCCAGTTCTGCAATTCGAACAGAAGTTTTTTGCCAGTTCACGGCCTCCTGCTTGAAGGCTTCGACCGCATCCTTCTCCGCCTTCAGTGCCGATTCCAGCTCAGGGATTCTTGATAGTTGTTGCTCGACTTTAGCGAGTGACTCCTGCAGGTCGTCGGCGCGTTTGCGCTCGGTCATCAGCTGCGCCTCGGTTTCTTTGGCGCTAGCAAGCTGCGCCGTAGACTCAGCCAGTTGCCTGGTCAGTTCCTCTGACCGAGCCCGCTCTGCCTGGAACTGTTCTTCAACCTTTGCGAGTGACTCCCGCAGATCGTCGGCGCGTTTGCGCTCAGTCACCAGCTGCGCCTCGGTTTCTTTGGCGCTAGCAAGCTGCGCTGTAGACTCAGCCAGTTGCCTGGTCAGTTCCTCTGATCGAACCCGCTCTGCCTGGAACTGTTCTTCAAACTCTTCGGGTTTGCCGCTCACCCGGCACAGACTCTGTTGCAGTTGGTCAGACATGGGCATCATTCTCTCAGCGGGAGCCGCCGCGAGAACGGAAACAGGCTCGGCGACCGCGGCCCCCGCTGGTTCCTGCCGCTTTGCTATCAGTTCGAGGACTCGATCCTTCAGAGATGTGCCTTGAAACGGCTTCTTCAACACTCCATTCGCGTGGCAAGACTCGGCCTGCCTGGTCACTTCATCGTTCACGATTCCTGAGATGAGCAGTACGGGCGTCGCGGAGAGGGTTGCGTTTCCACGGACAAAGGCACAGACCTCATATCCGCTCTTATCCGGCATGATGACGTCTGACACAACAACATCCGGCCGTTCCTTTGCCAAATAGGCCAATGCTTCCTCTCCGTTCGCGGCAAGAGTGACGCCGAGGCCAGCCTCGGTCAACAGTCGCTCCGCAACTTTACGAACTGCGATGCTATCATCGGCTATTAGGATCTTCGGCATGCCTGCACCTTTCGTCCGTCCCGGAACACGGGAAATCGTCACACAGTCGACCCAAGTCGTGACAGCGAGAGAATCAGGATTTCGTCCAAGCCGTTGGTATAGCTGCCTTCGGCTGGCAAATCATTGCCTTGGTATGTTTGAAGCGCGGCAGGATCAAAAGTATGAAGCACAGGAATCTCCTCATCAATGCGCATCGCCATTTCTCCGAGGGGATGCTTTACCCTCAGACACAAGGGACTGCTTCCTTGCACGACAAGATGAAGGAACCTAGCCAGATCGAATACCGGTAGCACGGTCTGCCCCTGACGAACCACTGCCGTGACAAAAGGTGTTCGACCGGCGACCGGGATAGATTCGCTCCACTGCGAAATACCCGAGACCTCCAATGTCTTGACTGCCAATCGTCTCCCTCCTACTGAAAACACCAGCAGCTGCCAGGAATGACGTGCTCTTTCCCGATGATGCTTTTGACCGGTTCTCAGCATGTCCCGCCATCGTTCACCGAGACCTTCGGAGCCGCCAGAAGCTCACAAGTGGGTTCTGCCCCGCTATTGCCTTCTAAGCCCGACATCCGCTCATCGAGAACCCACGTTGTGTTCAGAACCAACGCAATGCTTTTTGAGAATAGGATCATGCCCCGGTACCAGTACCGTTCCGGTCCACGGAACAGCATTGGAAGCGGCAGGACTTGAGATAGTGGGAATTCAAGAAGTCCCTGCACCGCAGTGACTCGAATGCACCCACGAGCTTCTCTTTCAGAAAGCAGCACGACACGCCTGTTCGGCCCATCCTGATCATTCGGGACTCCCAATCGATCGGCGAGATTGATGGCACGGTACACCCTGCCATGAACCGTCGGGTTTTCAACATTGCCGATCTCCTCGAGAGTCATTACCCCACAAATAGATTCGGCACTCAACGCCAGATACCTTTCGTCTACTGTCACGATGAGAAATCGTGATGGACTGGCCGGCGACGAAATTCCCGCC is part of the Nitrospira sp. genome and encodes:
- a CDS encoding response regulator, producing MPKILIADDSIAVRKVAERLLTEAGLGVTLAANGEEALAYLAKERPDVVVSDVIMPDKSGYEVCAFVRGNATLSATPVLLISGIVNDEVTRQAESCHANGVLKKPFQGTSLKDRVLELIAKRQEPAGAAVAEPVSVLAAAPAERMMPMSDQLQQSLCRVSGKPEEFEEQFQAERVRSEELTRQLAESTAQLASAKETEAQLVTERKRADDLRESLAKVEEQFQAERARSEELTRQLAESTAQLASAKETEAQLMTERKRADDLQESLAKVEQQLSRIPELESALKAEKDAVEAFKQEAVNWQKTSVRIAELESALHAERSAAEQLVQQLVELEQVSIKARDVETRLTNAEQQNGELHQNIRDLEVALSTERRKREETMGHLQELERVATRVQEMEGLLVAERDRNGILARQVVETEQAADSATKRLEEMARKLSEIAGLASQLGHGRG
- a CDS encoding chemotaxis protein CheW — protein: MLRTGQKHHRERARHSWQLLVFSVGGRRLAVKTLEVSGISQWSESIPVAGRTPFVTAVVRQGQTVLPVFDLARFLHLVVQGSSPLCLRVKHPLGEMAMRIDEEIPVLHTFDPAALQTYQGNDLPAEGSYTNGLDEILILSLSRLGSTV
- a CDS encoding chemotaxis protein CheW, translated to MDVRELMAGISSPASPSRFLIVTVDERYLALSAESICGVMTLEEIGNVENPTVHGRVYRAINLADRLGVPNDQDGPNRRVVLLSEREARGCIRVTAVQGLLEFPLSQVLPLPMLFRGPERYWYRGMILFSKSIALVLNTTWVLDERMSGLEGNSGAEPTCELLAAPKVSVNDGGTC